In Musa acuminata AAA Group cultivar baxijiao chromosome BXJ3-9, Cavendish_Baxijiao_AAA, whole genome shotgun sequence, a single genomic region encodes these proteins:
- the LOC135649172 gene encoding mitochondrial inner membrane protease ATP23-like, translating into MDGAAEGAAGAAGGGGGMSHKECVDGINKSLAHPTVKFLREKMEKAGCPVWPRLLTAITCKGQSSAGGYSSGRGITICCNHMTFQDEINQVIIHELIHAYDDCRAKNMEWTNCAHHACSEIRANHLSGDCHYKRELLRGFLKIRGHGQECVRRRALKSVQNNPYCSAVAAKDAIEAVWDICYNDTSPFDRAP; encoded by the exons ATGGACGGGGCCGCGGAGGGCGCGGCTGGTGCagccggcggtggcggcggcatgTCCCACAAGGAGTGCGTCGATGGCATCAACAAGAGCCTCGCAC ATCCCACGGTGAAGTTCCTAAGGGAGAAGATGGAGAAGGCCGGTTGCCCCGTGTGGCCGCGCCTGCTCACGGCGATCACCTGCAAAGGCCAGAGTTCCGCCGGTGGCTACTCCAGTGGCCGTGGG ATAACAATTTGTTGTAATCATATGACTTTTCAAGATGAGATAAATCAAGTTATTATTCATGAGTTAATCCATGCTTATGACGATTGCCGAGCAAAAAACATGGAGTGGACAAATTGTGCCCATCATGCTTGCTCTGAG ATTCGGGCTAATCATCTGAGTGGGGATTGCCATTACAAGCGAGAACTGCTACGTGGGTTTTTGAAAATACGAGGCCATGGACAA GAATGTGTGCGAAGGCGTGCTCTAAAGTCGGTTCAGAACAATCCATATTGCTCAGCTGTAGCTGCAAAAGATGCCATTGAGGCTGTCTGGGACATCTGCTACAATGACACTTCCCCCTTTGACAGAGCCCCATAA
- the LOC135584574 gene encoding ultraviolet-B receptor UVR8-like gives MDPTTSGSSSSLPFQTIVDPSLSLVPPLQRTFKRVQRHCFGDSNPGEFPLAETPSIVLIILTNCDLEPRDLANLEATCTFFRKPSNFAPEVQLSITELAALDMCQERAIFKPMNSEEKELLKQRCGGSWKLVLRYILAGEICCRREKSQAIAGPSHSIAVTSSGSVYSFGSNSSGQLGHGTLEEEWRPRLIRSLQGIRIIQAAAGAGRTMLISDAGQVYAFGKESFGEAEHTIEGSKVVTTPQLVKSLKDIYVVQAAIGNFFSAVLSREGRVYTFCWGNESKLGHRTEPNDLEPHPLLGPLENIPVVQIAAGYCYLLALACQPSGMSVYSVGCGLGGKLGHGSMTDEKYPRLIEHFQTLNLQPRVVAAGAWHAAVVGQDGRTCTWGWGRYGCLGHGNEESESVPKVVESLDNIKAVHVATGDYTTFVVSDTGDVYSFGYGESSSLGHSSVIDGQGNRHANVLSPKLVTSLKNINERVVQISLTNSVYWNAHTFALTDSGKLYAFGAGDKGQLGTELPAQQTERAMPEQVNINLS, from the exons ATGGATCCCACCACTAGTGGTAGCAGTTCTTCCCTACCGTTTCAGACCATTGTAGATCCATCCCTTTCTTTGGTGCCCCCATTGCAGCGAACCTTCAAACGTGTGCAGAGGCATTGCTTTGGTGACTCGAACCCAGGGGAATTCCCCTTGGCTGAAACCCCCTCTATCGTTCTCATTATTCTAACCAATTGCGATTTGGAACCCCGGGATCTTGCTAATCTGGAG GCAACATGTACATTTTTCAGAAAGCCTTCAAATTTTGCTCCTGAGGTCCAGTTATCTATCACAGAGCTCGCAGCATTAGACATGTGCCAGGAAAGGGCCATCTTCAAGCCAATGAATTCAGAAGAAAAAGAACTTCTTAAACAACGCTGTGGGGGATCTTGGAAATTAGTTCTTAGGTATATATTGGCAGGTGAGATATGTTGCCGGAGAGAAAAGTCTCAGGCAATTGCGGGTCCTAGTCACAGCATTGCCGTGACTTCATCTGGATCTGTATATTCCTTTGGATCCAACAGCTCAGGACAGCTCGGCCATGGCACCTTGGAGGAGGAATGGAGGCCACGACTTATAAG ATCGCTGCAAGGCATTCGGATTATACAAGCAGCCGCCGGAGCAGGGCGAACAATGCTGATCAGTGATGCTGGACAGGTTTATGCTTTCGGGAAGGAATCATTTGGTGAGGCAGAACACACAATTGAAGGGTCCAAGGTTGTCACTACACCGCAACTGGTGAAATCATTGAAAGACATATATGTGGTTCAGGCAGCAATAGGAAATTTCTTCAGTGCAGTTCTTTCTCGAGAAGGCAGGGTCTACACTTTCTGTTGGGGAAATGAATCAAAGCTCGGTCATCGCACAGAACCAAATGACTTGGAGCCACATCCGCTATTGGGTCCTCTTGAGAACATACCAGTGGTTCAGATTGCCGCTGGCTACTGTTACCTTCTAGCACTGGCATGTCAACCAAGCGGCAT GTCGGTCTACTCTGTGGGCTGTGGCTTAGGAGGGAAACTTGGGCATGGTTCCATGACTGATGAGAAGTATCCAAGGTTGATCGAGCACTTCCAGACTTTAAACCTGCAGCCTAGGGTGGTTGCAGCTGGTGCCTGGCATGCTGCCGTCGTGGGACAAGATGGGCGGACATGTACATGGGGATGGGGGCGCTATGGGTGCTTGGGCCATGGGAATGAGGAGTCTGAATCTGTTCCCAAGGTCGTGGAATCCTTGGACAACATAAAGGCTGTACATGTCGCAACGGGCGACTACACTACATTCGTTGTTTCTGATACTGGGGATGTTTACTCATTTGGTTATGGAGAATCCTCaagtttgggtcattcctccgtcATTGATGGACAG GGTAACAGACATGCCAATGTACTCAGCCCAAAATTAGTGACTTCACTTAAGAACATCAATGAGAGGGTAGTGCAGATTAGTCTCACCAACTCGGTCTACTGGAACGCGCATACCTTTGCTCTAACAGATTCCGGGAAACTGTATGCATTCGGAGCGGGTGATAAGGGGCAGCTCGGCACTGAACTTCCTGCACAGCAGACCGAAAGAGCGATGCCAGAGCAAGTCAACATCAATCTTAGTTAG
- the LOC103996739 gene encoding phosphopantothenoylcysteine decarboxylase: MMANIEIASENMKHDNIQPVKPRILLAVSGSVAAIKFEILCRSFLEWAEVRAVATKSSLHFLDKASFPRDVILYTDDDEWSSWKKIGDGVLHIELRKWADIMVIAPLSANTLAKIAGGLCDNLLTCIVRAWDYSKPIFVAPAMNTFMWNNPFTKRHLDAINELGVNLIPPVTKRLACGDYGNGAMAEPSVIYSTVRLSYKPPLNGSS; this comes from the exons ATGATGGCTAATATTGAAATAGCATCAGAAAATATGAAGCATGACAATATTCAGCCTGTTAAACCAAGGATCCTCTTGGCTGTGTCTGGAAGTGTTGCTGCTATTAAATTTGAGATTTTATGCCGTAGTTTTCTGGAGTGGGCAGAAGTTAGGGCAGTTGCTACCAAATCATCCTTGCATTTTCTCGATAAAGCATCATTCCCCAGGGATGTGATCCTTTATACAGACGATGATGAATGGTCTAGTTGGAAGAAGATTGGGGATGGAGTATTGCACATTGAGCTTCGGAAATGGGCTGATATCATGGTTATTGCCCCACTGTCAGCAAATACTCTTGCGAAG ATTGCAGGAGGATTGTGTGACAACCTACTGACGTGTATTGTGCGAGCCTGGGACTACAGCAAGCCTATATTTGTTGCTCCTGCTATGAACACCTTCATGTGGAATAATCCCTTTACAAAGCGCCATCTAGATGCAATCAACGAGCTTGGTGTTAATCTCATCCCTCCCGTCACCAAGAGGTTGGCATGCGGAGATTATGGAAACGGTGCAATGGCTGAACCATCTGTAATTTATTCTACCGTGAGACTTTCATACAAACCACCACTTAATGGGTCAAGTTGA
- the LOC135649765 gene encoding uncharacterized protein LOC135649765, giving the protein MASFGLGKMSDFLLPTLSRKRDVDCIIRDTLDKVLVLRFGRAADPLCPHFDEILSKTSREVSKFATIALVDVDSEEIQVYVKYFDITLIPSTVFFFNAHHMKMDSGTADHTKWVGSFHSKQDLIDVVEAIFRGAMKGKLIVSCPLPPERIPRFQLLFKDV; this is encoded by the exons ATGGCGTCGTTTGGGTTGGGAAAGATGAGCGACTTCCTTCTGCCGACGCTGTCGCGGAAACGCGACGTGGACTGCATCATCCGCGACACCCTCGACAAGGTCCTCGTCCTCCGCTTCGGCCGCGCCGCCGATCCTCTGTGCCCCCACTTCGACGAAATC CTCTCCAAGACCTCTCGTGAGGTCTCTAAGTTCGCGACGATCGCGCTGGTGGACGTCGACTCCGAGGAGATTCAGGTCTACGTCAAgtacttcgatatcaccttgataCCCTCCACCGTCTTCTTCTTCAATGCTCATCATATGAAGATGGACTCCGG GACTGCTGATCATACTAAGTGGGTTGGATCTTTTCATAGCAAACAAGACTTAATCGATGTTGTTGAG GCTATATTTAGAGGGGCGATGAAAGGCAAGCTGATCGTTAGCTGTCCACTTCCACCAGAGAGGATACCCAGATTTCAGCTGCTCTTCAAGGACGTGTAG